Proteins from one Chroococcidiopsis sp. CCMEE 29 genomic window:
- the sfsA gene encoding DNA/RNA nuclease SfsA, which produces MLDWLYHYPPLYSGILLKRYKRFFADVELATGEVVTAHCPNTGPMTGISTPGSPVQLSYSDTPTRKLPYTWEMIQVSDNDPTWVGVNTALPNRIIKVALEKFLFPELGSYSQVRFEVPYGKDKKSRVDFLLMGSDADRPIYLEIKSTTWAQGQLVLFPDTETTRGQKHLRELTALLPQARAVMLYFINRGDCPFFAPGDTADPVYGKLLRAAIALGLEILPCRFEITPTGIRYLGLAESKF; this is translated from the coding sequence ATGCTCGATTGGCTTTACCACTATCCGCCTCTCTACTCAGGAATTTTACTCAAGCGCTACAAGCGCTTTTTTGCTGATGTTGAACTGGCTACAGGAGAGGTAGTGACTGCACACTGTCCAAATACAGGTCCGATGACGGGTATTTCTACACCTGGTAGCCCGGTACAACTGTCCTACAGTGATACTCCCACGCGCAAATTGCCCTATACCTGGGAAATGATTCAGGTATCTGACAATGATCCAACTTGGGTAGGCGTTAACACTGCTTTACCTAATCGAATCATCAAAGTGGCTCTAGAAAAATTTCTGTTTCCAGAATTAGGCAGTTACAGTCAAGTCCGGTTTGAAGTACCTTACGGCAAAGATAAGAAAAGCAGGGTGGATTTTTTATTAATGGGAAGTGATGCCGATCGCCCGATCTATCTAGAAATTAAAAGTACTACTTGGGCGCAAGGGCAGCTGGTTCTATTTCCTGATACGGAGACAACGCGGGGACAAAAGCATCTAAGGGAATTGACAGCGTTGCTGCCTCAAGCTCGGGCTGTGATGCTTTATTTTATTAATCGGGGAGATTGTCCGTTCTTTGCCCCAGGAGATACTGCCGATCCAGTCTATGGCAAGCTGTTACGAGCAGCGATCGCCCTCGGTTTAGAGATTTTACCCTGCCGGTTTGAAATTACTCCCACGGGTATCCGTTACCTAGGTTTAGCAGAGTCCAAGTTTTGA